One region of Terricaulis silvestris genomic DNA includes:
- a CDS encoding TonB-dependent receptor, with protein sequence MKSKLARTPSIHWTFVLGSVALLGFGPGVAAAQSAADPDTNEEIVVTARRIAESQQDVPIAITALDQAELDRNRIQSLTDLQQFVPSASVTGYNSRNQEWFSLRGQGETGLETGGGVGGGPAVVGYLAEVPVAIAGPGLYYDLASVQVLNGPQGTLFGRNTTGGAILFEPRLPSEAFEGYLTATVGDYGRTEFGGALNLPINSVLSVRLAGQTGHRDGYTHDVVQDVDYQERDFDAVRLGVLFEPTAQVESYFLANYVDYEETGSGNVLLAVNPGNAALVAALADQGELGIRHTSHSVTGEYDRGRFLTLLNRTSFEINDQLTLRNIVSWSHRQTSRRVDEDGSPLIILDSTGPLPGTWHKNQEVFTEELQLQGQSGDGHFRWQVGGYYEDGSNPENMSFSQQFAPTFFLSTFEIDQANTSKGLYAQGTLALDSMLDGLSLTAGYRHTWDEISFGVAFAGSATMVPSPGDPCFSVAGEVYPDNCLVTDSASHDGDSYTLGLDWRMSPSTLLYLVTRQGYKSGGFNIVATQLGATDSDYYTYLPETVRDIEFGVKTDWRAGGVRGRTNAALYYSEYSDAQVLTAAVVGGSVQGVTANAASATISGFELQNTIWFSDWVELNLTYSNMDAGYDRYITPLGNDLSNTPYPNAPENRLAAGARFRMPLPATAGELWLGATYTYQDEIYVGIGDNGPGSPANTQDEHSLVNLRADWTSVLGSKFDLAVFVTNATDEEYLVTNLDLYNALGYATGSYGEPRMAGVTLRRAF encoded by the coding sequence GCCGAACTCGATCGCAACCGCATCCAATCTCTGACCGATCTGCAGCAGTTCGTCCCGTCCGCGAGCGTCACGGGATACAATAGCCGCAATCAGGAATGGTTCTCACTGCGCGGACAGGGTGAGACCGGGCTTGAAACCGGGGGCGGCGTTGGCGGCGGCCCAGCTGTCGTCGGGTACCTGGCGGAAGTGCCGGTCGCTATCGCGGGGCCTGGCCTCTACTACGATCTTGCGTCGGTGCAAGTGCTGAACGGGCCGCAAGGCACATTGTTTGGCCGCAACACCACAGGCGGCGCGATCCTGTTTGAGCCGCGTTTGCCGAGCGAGGCGTTCGAAGGATACCTCACCGCGACCGTTGGCGACTATGGCCGCACTGAGTTTGGCGGCGCGCTCAATCTGCCGATCAATTCGGTGCTATCGGTGCGCCTAGCAGGTCAGACCGGGCATCGCGACGGCTACACCCACGACGTCGTGCAGGACGTGGACTATCAGGAGCGCGATTTCGACGCTGTGCGCCTTGGCGTTTTGTTCGAGCCAACCGCGCAGGTCGAAAGCTATTTCCTCGCCAATTACGTTGACTATGAAGAGACCGGCTCCGGCAATGTCCTTCTGGCGGTCAACCCTGGCAACGCCGCGCTGGTCGCGGCGCTCGCCGATCAAGGTGAACTCGGCATCCGCCACACCTCCCACAGCGTGACGGGCGAATATGACCGCGGTCGTTTTCTCACGCTGCTGAACAGGACGTCTTTTGAGATCAACGACCAGCTCACGCTGCGCAATATTGTGAGCTGGTCGCATCGCCAAACCAGCCGGCGCGTTGATGAAGATGGTTCGCCGCTGATCATCCTGGACTCGACCGGCCCGCTGCCGGGCACGTGGCACAAGAACCAGGAAGTGTTCACTGAAGAACTACAGCTCCAAGGCCAGTCCGGCGACGGTCACTTCCGTTGGCAAGTTGGCGGGTATTATGAAGACGGCTCGAACCCTGAGAACATGAGCTTCTCGCAGCAATTCGCGCCGACATTTTTTCTAAGCACGTTCGAGATCGATCAGGCCAACACGTCGAAGGGACTGTACGCGCAAGGCACGCTCGCGCTCGATTCCATGCTCGATGGTTTGAGTCTTACCGCAGGTTATCGACATACGTGGGATGAAATATCGTTCGGCGTCGCCTTTGCCGGCTCGGCAACGATGGTTCCGTCTCCAGGTGATCCGTGCTTCAGCGTGGCCGGTGAAGTCTATCCGGACAACTGCCTCGTCACGGACAGCGCATCGCATGACGGCGATTCCTACACGCTTGGCCTCGACTGGCGGATGTCGCCCTCGACGCTGCTCTACCTGGTCACGCGGCAGGGTTATAAGAGCGGCGGTTTCAACATTGTGGCAACGCAGTTAGGCGCGACCGACAGCGACTACTACACGTACTTACCGGAAACTGTGCGCGACATCGAATTCGGTGTGAAAACCGATTGGCGCGCGGGCGGCGTGCGCGGCAGGACCAACGCAGCGCTCTATTACAGCGAATATTCCGACGCGCAGGTGTTGACCGCTGCCGTTGTCGGCGGGAGCGTGCAGGGCGTCACCGCCAACGCGGCGAGCGCGACGATCTCGGGCTTCGAGCTGCAAAACACGATCTGGTTCTCAGATTGGGTGGAGCTCAATCTGACCTATTCCAACATGGATGCGGGCTACGATCGCTACATCACGCCGCTCGGCAACGACCTCAGCAACACGCCGTATCCGAACGCGCCGGAAAATCGCCTCGCCGCCGGCGCGCGCTTTCGAATGCCGTTGCCGGCGACAGCGGGCGAGCTTTGGCTCGGCGCCACATATACGTATCAAGACGAGATTTATGTCGGCATTGGCGACAACGGTCCGGGTTCGCCCGCCAACACGCAGGATGAACATAGCCTGGTGAATCTGCGCGCCGACTGGACCTCAGTGCTTGGCTCCAAGTTCGATTTGGCGGTGTTCGTCACCAACGCGACAGATGAAGAGTATCTGGTCACCAATCTCGACCTCTACAATGCCTTGGGTTATGCCACTGGCTCCTACGGCGAGCCACGAATGGCTGGTGTCACGTTGAGGCGGGCTTTCTGA
- a CDS encoding MFS transporter yields MTQLDAAPSAVRRNAGWIWVIAALALCHAHAIASLHVVNILVDPIKASLSISDTQFSLLQGAAVAILAGVLGLPMARIADGGRRRTVILAGLLVWSAGSLLSAFAQDFASMFAARAMVGVGEIVLFPAALSWIYDAAPPKRIAAAIGAFGAGGPLGAAAALAGGGWLVAHAEDVGRVAPWLANFESWRVAFLALAFLGVVAAAALALAPGDRSGAGAGRAASTGLAQELWRDWRAYAGVSGGFIMFSIAVLAINAWAPTYLIRVRGLDAEAAGGLVGAVAISGAVAGAWLAGIAADALRVRGRSDAAILLAIGFVGLLAVSALGLVVVVPLGLATVFLFAAYALMATPTVLGGFALQQISPPAMRAQIMALHVLLVNVIALTAGPAGVALTTDYVFGAPAAVGQSLALVVTIAAALAIATFVVTKRAFKTSAELREC; encoded by the coding sequence TTGACGCAGCTCGATGCGGCGCCCAGCGCGGTTCGTCGGAATGCTGGATGGATCTGGGTGATCGCTGCATTGGCGCTATGCCATGCGCACGCGATCGCGAGCCTTCACGTCGTCAACATCCTCGTCGATCCGATCAAGGCGTCGCTAAGTATCTCGGATACTCAGTTTAGCCTGTTGCAGGGCGCCGCCGTGGCGATCCTTGCGGGCGTATTGGGGTTGCCAATGGCTCGCATCGCCGATGGTGGCAGGCGTCGCACCGTGATTCTGGCGGGTCTGCTGGTGTGGTCTGCGGGGTCGTTGTTGTCTGCGTTTGCGCAGGACTTTGCGTCCATGTTCGCCGCGCGCGCCATGGTTGGTGTCGGCGAAATCGTGCTGTTCCCGGCGGCGCTATCGTGGATTTACGATGCGGCGCCGCCCAAGCGTATCGCCGCGGCCATCGGCGCGTTCGGCGCGGGCGGACCATTGGGGGCCGCTGCCGCGCTCGCTGGCGGCGGCTGGCTCGTCGCCCATGCCGAGGATGTTGGCCGCGTTGCGCCATGGCTCGCAAACTTTGAGTCGTGGCGCGTTGCATTTCTTGCGCTGGCGTTCCTGGGCGTCGTTGCCGCCGCTGCGCTTGCGTTGGCGCCGGGTGATCGCTCCGGGGCGGGCGCAGGGCGAGCAGCGTCAACTGGACTTGCGCAAGAGCTGTGGCGCGACTGGCGCGCTTATGCCGGTGTGAGCGGGGGATTTATCATGTTCTCGATCGCGGTGCTCGCGATCAACGCTTGGGCGCCAACTTATCTGATCCGCGTGCGCGGCCTCGACGCCGAGGCGGCAGGAGGACTGGTGGGCGCAGTCGCTATTAGCGGCGCCGTCGCCGGCGCGTGGCTCGCAGGTATTGCCGCGGACGCGTTGCGCGTGAGAGGCCGCTCCGACGCGGCGATCCTGCTCGCGATTGGGTTTGTGGGGCTGCTCGCGGTGTCCGCTTTAGGCCTTGTTGTCGTGGTCCCGCTCGGACTCGCTACGGTGTTTCTCTTTGCCGCATATGCGTTGATGGCGACGCCGACTGTACTTGGCGGATTCGCGCTGCAGCAGATATCACCGCCAGCGATGAGGGCGCAGATCATGGCGCTTCACGTCCTGCTTGTGAATGTCATCGCCCTAACCGCGGGGCCGGCCGGCGTTGCGCTCACAACGGACTACGTGTTCGGGGCGCCGGCGGCCGTGGGGCAATCGCTGGCACTCGTCGTAACTATTGCGGCGGCGTTGGCGATAGCGACCTTTGTTGTTACCAAGCGGGCGTTCAAAACGTCGGCGGAGCTTCGCGAATGTTGA